In Eucalyptus grandis isolate ANBG69807.140 chromosome 4, ASM1654582v1, whole genome shotgun sequence, the following proteins share a genomic window:
- the LOC104441143 gene encoding cysteine-rich receptor-like protein kinase 5, with protein sequence MPMTLFLLLCTLSFSTISAAEFTLTISRHYCSNSSTIAPNSTYQANLIRVLHDLVSSASSDRDEGFSVTSSEAVYGSFMCRGDVSKTECMECIKNASVEITRLCQLTKVSILWYDQCMLRYADVNFSSTVEMEPLLDDYNGENTENPDDLVKLLNKTLNSAAREAAWHSSRMYGHREAKFTREKKLYTFAQCVRYLSKNDCWECLRNATSNLLSIQKGKIGGRVLLPSCFVRSEIYPFYQRSSKGTVPFQVKISAATFAAIVGLTLPIYMIAQHLLRGRRRRRGVLRRDSESCIEEHPIVQRQISELRSLQFDLQTIEAATNKFLNDNKLGEGGFGPVYKGTLPGGQEIAAKRLSRSSGQGVEEFKTEVELVAKLQHRNLVRLLGFSMERDETILVYEYVSNGSLDRLLFDPELRGQLDWSVRYKVMVGVARGLLYLHEDSRLRIIHRDLKASNILLDADMNPKISDFGAARIFKSDQTQASTKRIVGTYGYMSPEYLTFGHFSIKSDVFSYGVFMLEIITGKKTANSSQWTAMRTC encoded by the exons ATGCCAATGAcgctttttctacttctttgcACGCTCAGCTTTTCCACCATCAGTGCTGCTGAATTCACACTCACCATAAGCAGACATTACTGCTCAAACTCAAGCACCATCGCTCCCAATAGCACCTACCAAGCCAACCTCATTCGTGTTCTTCATGATCTCGTCTCTAGTGCAAGTTCCGACCGTGATGAAGGATTTTCCGTCACATCGAGCGAGGCCGTCTATGGCAGCTTTATGTGCAGAGGAGATGTCTCGAAGACAGAGTGCATGGAATGCATCAAGAACGCGAGCGTTGAGATAACCCGCTTATGCCAGTTGACCAAAGTCTCTATCCTGTGGTACGATCAGTGCATGTTGCGCTATGCCGATGTGAATTTCTCCTCAACTGTAGAGATGGAACCTCTGTTGGACGATTACAATGGAGAGAACACAGAAAATCCAGATGATCTCGTGAAGCTACTGAACAAGACCTTGAATAGCGCTGCAAGAGAGGCTGCTTGGCATTCTTCTAGGATGTATGGCCATCGCGAGGCCAAGTTCACTCGGGAAAAAAAGTTGTACACGTTTGCACAGTGTGTGCGTTATCTTTCCAAGAACGATTGTTGGGAGTGCCTTCGCAATGCAACATCTAACCTCTTAAGCATCCAAAAGGGGAAAATCGGGGGCAGAGTGTTGCTTCCGAGTTGCTTTGTCCGGTCCGAGATTTACCCGTTTTATCAGAGAAGCTCAAAAG GGACGGTGCCCTTTCAAGTGAAAATATCTGCCGCAACTTTCGCTGCTATTGTAGGATTGACGCTACCTATTTACATGATAGCTCAGCATTTActgagaggaagaagaagaagaagaggagttcTAAGAAGGGACAGCGAAAGTTGCATAGAAGAACATCCAATTG TTCAGAGGCAAATTTCTGAGCTCCGTTCCCTGCAATTTGATCTGCAAACAATAGAAGCCGCCACAAATAAGTTCTTGAACGACAACAAGTTAGGGGAAGGTGGATTTGGTCCAGTTTACAAG GGCACATTGCCTGGTGGTCAAGAAATTGCAGCAAAGAGGCTATCTAGGAGCTCTGGACAAGGTGTGGAGGAATTCAAGACCGAGGTTGAACTAGTAGCCAAACTTCAACACAGAAACCTGGTCAGGCTTCTGGGGTTCTCCATGGAAAGAGATGAAACGATACTGGTCTATGAATACGTGTCCAACGGGAGCCTCGATCGCTTGTTATTTG ATCCTGAGCTCAGGGGACAACTAGATTGGTCAGTACGTTACAAAGTCATGGTAGGGGTGGCGCGTGGACTGCTATACCTTCATGAAGATTCTCGGCTTCGAATTATTCATCGTGATCTCAAAGCTAGCAACATTTTGCTAGATGCTGACATGAACCCAAAAATATCTGATTTTGGTGCAGCCCGGATCTTCAAATCTGATCAGACTCAAGCAAGCACTAAAAGAATTGTTGGAACATA TGGCTACATGTCCCCTGAGTATCTGACGTTTGGACACTTCTCCATAAAATCTGACGTCTTCAGCTATGGTGTGTTTATGCTGGAGATTATAACTGGCAAAAAAACAGCCAATTCTTCTCAGTGGACTGCGATGAGGACCTGCTAG
- the LOC120292509 gene encoding cysteine-rich receptor-like protein kinase 4 — protein MPLKVVDLALSGAYSVNEVIRCMHIGLLCVQDDMEDRPTMDSVILMLNSDSISIPVPQRPSFFFPGKKCKQAPCGLNSDRSNSKVDQSVSNIMSPGSPSNSNHADPGPWIAMVDTFDEKVDITFANNVYDGSL, from the exons ATGCCATTGAAAGTAGTGGACCTAGCTTTAAGTGGTGCTTATTCTGTGAACGAAGTGATCAGATGCATGCACATTGGCTTACTCTGTGTCCAAGATGACATGGAAGACCGCCCTACCATGGATTCAGTGATTCTGATGTTAAACAGCGATTCTATTAGCATACCAGTGCCTCAAAGACCTTCGTTCTTCTTTCCTGGTAAGAAGTGCAAACAGGCACCTTGTGGTCTGAACTCTGATCGATCAAACAGCAAAGTGGACCAATCTGTTAGCAACATAATGTCGCCGGGGTCTCCGAGTAATAGCAATCATGCTGATCCAGGTCCATG GATTGCAATGGTGGATACCTTTGATGAAAAAGTGGATATCACTTTTGCAAATAACGTTTATGATGGTAGCCTCTAA